The DNA sequence ATTATTCATGTCATGTCTGATAATCTCGGTGTCAGCCCGATGGTCGTCTTATAGAAGGATCACCTCAcggtggtgatgatggtttctcaaccttcttctctGAAACCGGTTCTGGAAAACACGTTCCTCGATCTCTTTACGTTGATCTTGAACCAAatgtagttgatgaagttagAACTGGTACTTACCGAAGTCTCTTCCACCCTGAAACCATGATTACCGGAAAGGAAGATGCTGCCAACAATTGTAAGCAGATCCAACAGTTTTGATAAATCgattgatagctgataaagtAATTAGACGCCCGTGGTCACTACACCATCGGTAAAGAACTTGTCGACAACGTTCTTGAACAAGTTCGAAGACTCGCCGATAACTGTTCAGGTCTTCAAGGTTTCTTCGTCTTCCACTCTTTCGGTGGTGGAACAGGTTCAGGTTTCGGTGCTCTTTTAATGGAAAGACTTTCAACCGATTAcggtaaaaaatcaaaactcgAATTCTCAGTTTACCCAGCTCCAAAGATGTCTACTTCAGTAGTTGAACCATATAACTCTGTTCTTACCACCCACACCACCCTCGAACACTCTGATTGTTCATTCATGGTAGACAACGAAGCGTGAGTAGTTACCATTCTTTGGTGAACCTGGTGATTAATGTGTTTCTTGTAGTATCTACGATATCTGCCGAAGAAACTTGGGTATCACCTCTCCCTCATTCACCAACCTTAACAGATTGATCGCTCAAGTTGTTTCCTCCATTACCGCCTCTCTTCGATTTGACGGTTCCCTCAACGTTGACTTGAATGAATTCCAAACTAACTTGGTACCGTGAGTTGAATATGCGATGAGAGCTATTACGCAGTTGCTGACTCATCTTTTAGTTTCCCTCGTATCCATTTCCCTCTTGCTACCTACGCTCCAGTCGTGTCtgctgaaaaaggtgagtcacGATATCACAAGAATATAGCTGAGATTTGTAGCTTTCCACGAATCCAACTCCGTATCTGAAATGACCATCTCATGTTTCGAATCCAACAACCAAATGGTCAAATGTGATCCAAGACAAGGAAAATACATGGCTTGTTGTTTACTTTACCGAGGTGATGTTGTTCCTAAGGATGTCAACGCCGCTGTCGCCAATGTCCGAACCAAACGAACCATTCAATTCGTCGATTGGTGTCCTACCGGTTTCAAACTTGGTATCTGTAACGAACCTCCTGCTCTTGTACCAGGTGGTGATCTCGCCAAGGTTTCTCGATCCCTTTGTATGCTTTCAAACACAACATCTATCGCTACTGCCTGGGCTCGTCTCGACAACAAATTCGACTTGCTCTACTCCAAGCGAGCTTTCGTTCACTGGGTGAGTAAAATTTCTCTTCATGCGGCCAAATGGGATATGCTTATATGTTATTATTGTAGTACGTTGGTGAAGGtatggaagaaggtgaattcTCAGAAGCACGAGAAGATTTGGCAGCTTTGGAGAAAGATTACGAGGAAGTCGGAATTGATTCagttgatgctgaagaagaagagggtgAATACTAGAATAGAATAATTTAGGCATTTTTCCTTGACTTGTTAAAAAAAGGGGACGGATTAAAAACAATAGTTCTTTTAGTTAATTTTTCTCTCAAGGCTTTTTTTGTGAAATATACCTTTCTTATTCACCTAGTATTGAACAAAAACCCAGTATCTTAatattcctttcttcttctcatttcACTTGATCTTATTTAATTCCTACACCTAAATGTTTTTATGAAAGTCTTACGATTTGAACAAGGATGAGGCTGCTCGAACGTTGGTCTAGATCAAAATATCCGGCAtgatatactgatatttaCAGTGTTCCATTTAATGTTCTGATCCACAACTGACTATCAAGGTTGAGTGCATCAGAGATAAGTATAAAGCAATGGTAACGTACTGAATACAAAGTACGTTATATTCTGGTAATACTTATGCAGGTGACATACCAAGAGATGCATCATGGTTAATAATAAATACCCGATTAGGCAATTGATCATGTTTTGCTGTTTTGGCGTAATGGCCGCATTCAGTCGTGAGATCCTCTTCCATCATGATACTCACCATCCAAGGTTATAAACACCTGCTGATTACAAAGATCACATCATTGTATTCATCATATCTTACATCGCACAAGTCACATCTGACATACCAGTTAACGATAACATACAGCATTATCAGGTTGCATATCAGACATCGTTAAGCAATCCTTTACCTGTGCGACGGGAAATACCACTTTAAGGTCGATCACTTCATTACCCTGTCCACCTCCACTCAAATTACACTTTAGTCATCGTCTTCCAAGCTAAGGTCGTTAGACCATTACTCGAATCTCATACTTCATTCGGTACTCAATTTGCGCTACAACATCTTCGGCTGGCTGAGgatattgatcaagataaactAGTCGTTAACGGTGACAATACATATCGTCAGGTGAACGACAACAATAAGCAAGATCCCGAACAATGCCGTTCTCCTCACCTATACCTGGTCAACCAGGCTCGCAGCAACCATtatcaataccttcaagttcatcatcctcaccaaatcatcattatccaCATGCTAGTGGTAGTTTCCCGAGGCAGACTAGTTATAGTGGAACCAATTATCCACAGGGGTCAAGAGGAGGTGGCGGAGGTGAGCAGTCGAGGTGGGATAACGGGAGTGGGAGTACGAGTGGTAGTGCAAGTGGCGGTGGAATGGTTAGTAACCTCAGCGCATTAATGAGATCAAGAGGAGATGATATGAATGGCATGGAGTAAGTGTCACCTCAGCTCTGTCTACAATTGTCTGCCCTACATAGATTACCTATACATTGACTGTAATTGGACCACTAACTCGTTTATCTCGTTATCGTTTGTGATAGTATTGGTTCTTCACCACCGGGAGGATATgcgaattcatctttatcatcaaatccgCATTCAGGTTTTCATCCTTCATCTTATGGACCGAACTTACCTTTCTCAGCTATAGCTTTAGGAATgtcacatcatcaacatccttATATGGGAAATAGCATCGATAATATGGGAATGAGTATATCACCTCCTCATTGGGGTTCTTTAGGGTCTGGTAGTTTTGTAGGTTCGATGGGCCATCAATTTGGTACTTCTATGAATAGCAGAAATAGAGAATTGGAAGCTAGATATGTCAGAGATTTCAGCTGTTGTGGTAGAAAACTGAACGGTCTACATGAATTGTTAGAGCAGTAAGTTTGCAGACTTCCTTCCGGCTGTTCTCCCTCATTTAAGCCAGATTTTCGTGAACCTGACTTTTGCTTGAATAGTTATGAGGAAGAACATGCCAATCTGGCGCCGGATCTGAAAACAGCAGCAATCAATGCAGCAAATAATTCTATGAACCCACATCTACCTCCTATCGGACCACCGATTCCAAATAGAAATCCATATGGCGGTGGAGCGCCTGGACCAGGACAAataccacctacaccaacatCGCTAATACATCAAAGCGAtgtacctgcaccacctggAATGATGGATATCGAAATGGACGAACCTTCACCACAATATCCATCTACACCAAATTACCATCCTCCTCATCCTAATCAACGTAATCTACCTCATCATACAGGAGGTATGCCATCGAACCCATGGGCAGCAGCATTTAGACCTCAACTGAATAACCAACAGAATCAAGGAGGTCCACTACAGTGCGTACCACCAAGTTTACTTTCCTAtgcaccacctacaccaggcTCTGCTTCTTCTCAGaatggtcaacaacaacaaatgatgGGTGGAATGGGTGGTAATGGAATGGGAGCTGTTTTGACACCTGAACAAttacaagctaaagctatAAGAAAGGCGCAGAAGAAGGCTGAAAGAGCAGCAAGAGAAGAGGTTTCAGctgatgatcctgaaggtgaaagaagattcCCTTGTCCTATTGAAGGTTGT is a window from the Kwoniella dendrophila CBS 6074 chromosome 6, complete sequence genome containing:
- a CDS encoding tubulin alpha-1A chain, with product MREVISVHVGQAGVQIGNACWELYTLEHGLSPDGRLIEGSPHGGDDGFSTFFSETGSGKHVPRSLYVDLEPNVVDEVRTGTYRSLFHPETMITGKEDAANNYARGHYTIGKELVDNVLEQVRRLADNCSGLQGFFVFHSFGGGTGSGFGALLMERLSTDYGKKSKLEFSVYPAPKMSTSVVEPYNSVLTTHTTLEHSDCSFMVDNEAIYDICRRNLGITSPSFTNLNRLIAQVVSSITASLRFDGSLNVDLNEFQTNLVPFPRIHFPLATYAPVVSAEKGKYMACCLLYRGDVVPKDVNAAVANVRTKRTIQFVDWCPTGFKLGICNEPPALVPGGDLAKVSRSLCMLSNTTSIATAWARLDNKFDLLYSKRAFVHWYVGEGMEEGEFSEAREDLAALEKDYEEVGIDSVDAEEEEGEY